The nucleotide window TTAAGAATGAAGTGGTACTAGCCAAAAGACATTCATTGTTCTGTCATTTGTTCATGCATTTTAGATTTGATCTATTTCATGCATATATGGGATGACATTGTACTGAGAAAAGCGCAAGGTACCAATAGTCATTGATAGTTATATATTCTTCACCAACATCCGAGCGCTATCAAGGACATTCTGTAAGATCTCGTCAAACCGTTCGCTTTGAGCAGCGCCTTCTGCAAGTAATGCTGGGACGTCAAGAACTTCAATTTCGAGCTCGAATGATCGCGAAGGTGGAACATCGGCGTTTCTTGGATTCTACATATAACCCACATTAGATTATGTACTTTACAAATATACTTGAAAATCGAACGTACAGAAGAGAATACGCTAGTGAGATCAACCCGACAGACTTGATGTCTGTAACACGCTCTATCCTTGTATCGCACAGATTTTGCGTTTCCCGTTGGTACTTCACCTAAAACATCACCAGCGTTAGCATAACAACATAGCCGACGGTCAAGCCAGACGTAACTTACAAGGCGTTTCAGTATTCACACTGATTCTAAAATCGTACGCCATACCAGGACAGTACACATTCATATCCGCaattctcctcttctctacAGCCTGAACGACGTGTCCATTATCCATATCCCTCGAAACCCGCACTTTACCGCGCCCATGCTCGCTATGATCGTAGAACGAGTCGGCGAGCTTGGAGCGGGAAAAGTAAAGGCGTCCGGTAGGGTGGGTACTCTGAGATTCGACGGCGCGATTGAGGAGTTCATTAAGCGCACGATGGTGCAAATGATTGATAGTTGAAACGAATGGTCCATTCGGATAATCGTGTGGTATGACTTTTTTTGGACAAACAAGAGGTCAGCTGTGACAAGAGATATATCACATACTGAGAGAAGGACTAACTCATCTCACTGAGTGTGGGCATGTTGATCCGCCGTGGTTGCTGACCGGGCATTGATGGAGTCATGAACGTCCCCAATTTGAGCTCAATCTGCCCATAATAATTAGCTTCAATCTACTGCGCTGTAATGTACAGCTCACTTCAACATTGCTATGGCCCATGGCAGCATTCATGATAAAGTCACCGACGACAGACGTAAACGGATTTCTCGGTGAAAGGTTGAAGATGGAACCAGTCAAGGGAGCCGGACCATGCCTTGGTCGATATACCTGTCCATTACCATGTTGATCGGATGTTGCATGTCCAGAATGATCATCGTGATGCGGGTGATGACTCTTCTCTGTCCGCTGTCTCGGAACGTAACTGCCATTCCCTCCTAAGTGTGACGGAGAAATCCTAGCCCTTTTTCGAGACTGTCCTTCTTGCTCGGCTCCTTGGCTCCCTACTCTCTGTCTTGGGGCATGATTCCCTGAATGTGTAGTATTGATTTGCTCCGGAGGATCTGATTCATGAGTCGATGACATTCTTGGGAGTGGAGTGTCGGGATCGATATCTGGACTGGAGTAACGCAGTGGTCTGAGCTGTCCGCTGTTGGAAGGcggggatggaagattgGCGTAATGAGGCGGACGATCGTGAATAGGGATGTATGTGGTCATGCCACTGTAGGGAAAGTATGATAATAACTAAGAAATCGTTGGGTGTAGTTGCATCGATAGTTGTTGAAACCGGCAGGTGCTTTTGTTGCGAAGACGCTGTAAAGCCCTCCGGGAACTTGTCTATTTGGTTGgtagttacgtaatattACTTATTGTCTAATTGTAATTCGAATTCGACCACCACAAGAAGGGAACGTTGTAAGTTTCAGCGATACATCTACGATTATTTTTCCACGAATTGGTCCTCCTTGAAGTGCACCGACTGAGGATTAAACATGTTCGGTAACAATGCTTTTGGCGCTCTTGCAATGGATAGCAGCCCCTCCAATGCCGGTCCGAGTAATCAAGTCGTCGAAGGGGATGAAGTCGATGTTTCGGTGAGTTACATGATGTCGCTGCAGCAGcaaagatgttgatggAACGATTGTATATAGTGGTTGAAACTCATCAAGAGAAACCAAGGAGTAGATGTACGGGTGTCTGAGAATATAAACCTTGAAGGGTTGCCAGATGAGTGCAGCTTGATGGCAGTCGTAAATACTTGGGGGTTGGTTGTTGTAGGTGGCAACACCGGTAAGCATAATTTGTTTGAGAAGCTTGCAATGTATTGATTATCTGCTAGATGTCCGAATACACCGGTTGGCGGATATTCATAGGTTGATCAATGAGGCTCCAGGCGGTAATAAAACGTTACCCGAGTCTGCGCCAGTACAGACTATCTCGTTACCGGCTAGACCAGTATGGGTGAAGTAAGTTATTGTGGGAGTCCATGTCAGCGGAATGTAGCTTACATATGGCAGGTCTGTTATGAAAGATGAATATTTAATTGTGGCCACAGCCAATGGAGCTGGAGTGTTTGTTTGGAAATTAAGAGACGCCATGGCTGGCAACGTGAGTAACGCCGTGACAAATGGGCGTTTACAAAAGCTGATGATTTCTAGACTTCCCCCCTCCATTCTTTCACCTCTAACATCCCAACCACCCTCCTCGATGTCCTTCCAAACCCGTCAGCCGATCAATTGGGAAGATTAGTAGCACTAGTTGCCAAAGAAGGACTTGTGATGGCGGAcattgaggaaggaaaattAATGCCCCCAGTCGTTGGGCCATTTACATGCGGTAAGTGGAAGTGGTGAAAGCCTTCTGAACAATACTGATATTCCCATTCAGCGGGCTGGTCTGCGAAAGGGAAACAAATTGTTGTAGGCAAGCCTGACGGTCAACTGACTCAATACACCCCTGACGGTACCCCTAAATCCGATATACCCTCTCCTCCCGGTCtcaattcccatgcctctTTCGTCCAATGGCTTGAAAATGACGTGTTTCTAGTCACCTATGTTCAAAACGTGGAAAGCATGGATTCTGACCCTATCGAGCAATATGTCATTCATCGTCAAAAGCCCTCCTTCACGTTCACCAAATTCTACGATCCGCTCAATGGTATGGGGTATCCTTCAAGATCCGAGGCATTTAGACATTTTGCTGGTCTTGGCGCTTGGGGAGCCGAGTCGAAGCATCTtgccttcatcatctctggTGCTGCTACTGATATAGCGGTGATGAATGGCCGCCCAGACaaaggagggaagtggGAGGTGCTCTTCCTAGATGGACCCGAGAGAGGTACAATGCCAGTAGCCAATCCCAAGATGGGTCGAGATAACACTTCAACTCTTGGACTTGCGTTTGACTTTACCAGCAAAGACACTGTACAACAGAGCACCGATGGAACTTTGCCTGACCTCGCACCTCTGCCGAGGTTACTGGCATACAGTCAAGAGGGTGTCATTATCTCTTTCGACGTCAGAAACCCCGACGCAGGGTCTTACCCTGGCATGATCACCGCACGAGATATCTCCTCCGCAAGTGCACCTGCAGAAGACGCTATGGACACTGGCGGCGAACCATCACCTGCACCCACCTCTACCCCTTCTGCTCCCAAGCCTGCATCATTCGGCTCTGCCTCTGGCTCTATCGCTTTTGGCCAATCTGCGTTCGGAACCTCTAAACCAGGTGCACTCGGCGCTTCAGCCTTTGGCGCATCCTCCAAGCCCTCTACGTTCGGCGCTTCTCCAGCGTTTGGCCAAACTTCTGCCCCGGGTACTGCCACAGGCTCGTCTAGCCCTTCGGCTGCGTTTGGTCAATCTGCTTTTGGCTCCTCCGCAAAGCTTTCTGCATTTGGTACATCGGCTTTCGGAGCTTCTGGTGTTTCTGCGTTTGGGCAAAGTTCAGCACCGACTGGATCCACCGGGTCATCAAATGCCGCTTCGCCGGCTTCCGCTTTTGGTGCTGCTAAGCCGGCTTTTGGTGGTTTCGGTCAGAAATCCAGCCAGCCTACAGCGTTCGGACAATCAGGCTTTGGATCGTCAACTGCTCCTTCTGTTTTTGGccaatcatcttccccatcaGCGTTTGGGGGAAAGTCTGCATTTGGTCAACCGGCCTTTGGTCAGACTAACCAGCCTGCGTCTCCCGCGCCTTCAGCTTTTGGTACGTCTACCACCCCGTCTGCTTTCGGACAAACTGGCAAGCCCGCTTCCGCTGCCTCCCCTGCATTCCGCGCGTCATCACCATCTGCGTTTGGCCAGTCTAATAAACTTGCGTCTCCTGCGCCATCCGCTTTTGGTACATCAACTTCAACAACTCCTGCTTTCGCTGGGTTCGGGCCTAAACCAGCAGTAGGAGGATCGAACTTCGGTTTCGGCCAGTCCGCGTTTGGGCAGAAGcctgaaggagagaagaaagaaggttCGACAGCATTCGGTCGGTCGACGTTTGGGGGAGATAATGGAATTGGTGGGAGTGCCTTCGGTACAAGTGCATTTGGTCAAAAACCAgtaccatcctcttcccctgcaCCTTCTACAGAAGTTTCGAAGCCTCCTGCATTGGCAGGTTTCGGTCAGCCTAAGGCAGAAGCTTTCAAGTCCTCACCTTCACCTGCGCCGACTGCCAAtgcggagaaggatgacTTTGGTCTCGGCGGCTTCGCTTCCGCACTCGCGACGTCGAAACCTACAAGTGTACCTGGTTTAGAAGAGtcaccaccttcatcacctGTCATGGGCGTTGGAAAGAAGCCCGCCGGCTTGGATGACGAAACCCCGCCCAATTCACCGCCCGCGAAACCTGCCGCTGCCACCCCTAAATCTGTCGCTACTCCCGGCGCCCCTTCATCAACCaccccatccttcttcaagccgGCTACGGCGTTCGGAAATACTGCCCCCAGCTTCGGATTTGGTCAAGCTgctgagaagaagattggagCTACAGCTTTTGGTTCGAGCTTTGCGCCAGCCGCAGGAACTCCTGGGTCTGCTACTCCCTCGAGTGGGCCCTCAGCGTTTGGAGCACCCGCGTTTGGCAAGCCGTCTGCCATTGGCGGTAGTACAACTTCCAGCCCTGCTTTTGGTCAACCGTCCAAGCCCACGGGATCAGCCTTTGGCTTTGGTCAGTCCTCAGCTCCTACAGCCCCTGTCAATGTGGCTGCTACCAAGCCAATCGGGAACATTAGCGGCGGATTTGGAGGTTTCGCCTCAGCGAGCAGCAAGGAACCAGCGAAAGGTTTCAGTGCCTTTGCGAGTGGAGGAAGCTCTGtgtttggagatggtcagCCAGCATTCGGGAGCAAGCCTGCGTCTTCGTCGCCTTTTGGAAATGCATCCTCTGCAGCCTCACCATTTGGAAGCAAGGCGGGCTCAACATTCGGTACCAAGCCGCCCCCGTCTGACGAGAAGAAAGTGGGGGAAGCCAAGGCCTCTGATGTGCCTGAGCTCATTCTGGCCAAAAGTGCTGCGCCCTCATTCGCTGAGGTtgtgaaggaaggaacagagaatgagatgaaggaagaggaagtcaAGGGCTTCGACGTGCCGGAGCCCATCGCACAGAAGGAAAATGCCCCATCTTTCGCCGAAATTACTAAGGAGTCGatcgaggaaaaggaggaagataaATCTGAAGTGCCAGAGCCCCTTACGTCTAAGGAAAATGCCCCATCATTCGCCGAGGTTACGAAGGAGAATGcccaggagaaggatgaggatacTAAGGAGCACGAGATCCCGCCTCCCATCTCTGAAGTGGAAGGAGCGCCATCTTTCGCTCATGTTGCTTCCCATGCTCCAGAATGTACGACACCCACTAAGGAGCCTGTTAAAACTACTGTTGAAGCTGCTCAGATTTTGACCCCTCGGGGAAGTTCTACGAGGTCGAAAACGGATCCCGCCGGCCTTAAGGAAGATGCTGATACTGAAAAGCTGtcagagaaggagaaaacaGAAGACGCCGCCAAGACCGAGCGTGAACAGACGGAagcagagaaggagggcCCTCACGAGGAAAAAGCCGTCACCAAGAAGCACTATGAAATCCCGAATCAGCAGCAGATAGAGGGAGAACAATCCACTTCATCGACGGCTGATGCGAAGGCGGCCACTCCTCAGGCTGAGCCAGTTATTGAAGAGCCGCCATCCGTTGAACCTTCGCCGACTGAGTCAGAAGCTGAAGTTGTGGAGcaggggaaagaagaagcagcgaGTGGCGAAGACCTTGGAGACGAAGAACTatatgatgaggaggaaagagaagaagaaaaggcacATGGTGAAGACGGATACGACGGGGAACCTCATGAGCAAGAACATTAcgatgaggaggacgaaTATGATGAGGATCAATACGACGGGGAAGAGCAGTacgatgaggaggaggagcagtacgatgaggaggaagagcagtaTGATGAAGTGGACGAatatgatgaggaaggagaacaGCGCAACCGCTCACCTTCGTTTTCTTCTGATATATCACCTGTCAATGAACAGTCGGAAGACTCCGATGGGAAGATCGACCACGAGGATGtagagagagatgaagaggggaaTGCTGTTTCCGAAAAGGCTGAATCAAGTGCAAAGAAATCACCGCCTGCTTGGTTCACAAAGCCTGCTAGCACTCCTACTCCCCCTGCTGACAAGGAACCTACTTCCTCTACACCTACGTCTGAAGgcgcttctttcttctctcgaCTCAGCTTTGCCCCTTCCACCACTGAACAGCCCAAATCCAGTCTCGAGCCCCCCAAGCTacccttccctttcaaaCACGCCGCCAAAACATCATCACCTCTTTCGGGTCCTCCTCTTGGGCAATCGACTACTCCAGAAAGTTCCCCCGCCAAACCTGCAGCTACGAGTGCGTTTGGCTCTTTGGATCAGAAACCTGCAGAAGCAAGAAAGACAGACACAGACAAAACCAAGACCCCTGTTCCTCC belongs to Cryptococcus neoformans var. grubii H99 chromosome 7, complete sequence and includes:
- a CDS encoding nucleoporin family protein; protein product: MFGNNAFGALAMDSSPSNAGPSNQVVEGDEVDVSWLKLIKRNQGVDVRVSENINLEGLPDECSLMAVVNTWGLVVVGGNTDVRIHRLADIHRLINEAPGGNKTLPESAPVQTISLPARPVWVKSVMKDEYLIVATANGAGVFVWKLRDAMAGNTSPLHSFTSNIPTTLLDVLPNPSADQLGRLVALVAKEGLVMADIEEGKLMPPVVGPFTCAGWSAKGKQIVVGKPDGQLTQYTPDGTPKSDIPSPPGLNSHASFVQWLENDVFLVTYVQNVESMDSDPIEQYVIHRQKPSFTFTKFYDPLNGMGYPSRSEAFRHFAGLGAWGAESKHLAFIISGAATDIAVMNGRPDKGGKWEVLFLDGPERGTMPVANPKMGRDNTSTLGLAFDFTSKDTVQQSTDGTLPDLAPLPRLLAYSQEGVIISFDVRNPDAGSYPGMITARDISSASAPAEDAMDTGGEPSPAPTSTPSAPKPASFGSASGSIAFGQSAFGTSKPGALGASAFGASSKPSTFGASPAFGQTSAPGTATGSSSPSAAFGQSAFGSSAKLSAFGTSAFGASGVSAFGQSSAPTGSTGSSNAASPASAFGAAKPAFGGFGQKSSQPTAFGQSGFGSSTAPSVFGQSSSPSAFGGKSAFGQPAFGQTNQPASPAPSAFGTSTTPSAFGQTGKPASAASPAFRASSPSAFGQSNKLASPAPSAFGTSTSTTPAFAGFGPKPAVGGSNFGFGQSAFGQKPEGEKKEGSTAFGRSTFGGDNGIGGSAFGTSAFGQKPVPSSSPAPSTEVSKPPALAGFGQPKAEAFKSSPSPAPTANAEKDDFGLGGFASALATSKPTSVPGLEESPPSSPVMGVGKKPAGLDDETPPNSPPAKPAAATPKSVATPGAPSSTTPSFFKPATAFGNTAPSFGFGQAAEKKIGATAFGSSFAPAAGTPGSATPSSGPSAFGAPAFGKPSAIGGSTTSSPAFGQPSKPTGSAFGFGQSSAPTAPVNVAATKPIGNISGGFGGFASASSKEPAKGFSAFASGGSSVFGDGQPAFGSKPASSSPFGNASSAASPFGSKAGSTFGTKPPPSDEKKVGEAKASDVPELILAKSAAPSFAEVVKEGTENEMKEEEVKGFDVPEPIAQKENAPSFAEITKESIEEKEEDKSEVPEPLTSKENAPSFAEVTKENAQEKDEDTKEHEIPPPISEVEGAPSFAHVASHAPECTTPTKEPVKTTVEAAQILTPRGSSTRSKTDPAGLKEDADTEKLSEKEKTEDAAKTEREQTEAEKEGPHEEKAVTKKHYEIPNQQQIEGEQSTSSTADAKAATPQAEPVIEEPPSVEPSPTESEAEVVEQGKEEAASGEDLGDEELYDEEEREEEKAHGEDGYDGEPHEQEHYDEEDEYDEDQYDGEEQYDEEEEQYDEEEEQYDEVDEYDEEGEQRNRSPSFSSDISPVNEQSEDSDGKIDHEDVERDEEGNAVSEKAESSAKKSPPAWFTKPASTPTPPADKEPTSSTPTSEGASFFSRLSFAPSTTEQPKSSLEPPKLPFPFKHAAKTSSPLSGPPLGQSTTPESSPAKPAATSAFGSLDQKPAEARKTDTDKTKTPVPPGGFSLFGQKPPGRDKPSAAAISLFGQKPAEAAEPAKQEPSIVAFGHFGQPKIEPIKPLASTEFTKPTGTAGSSVFGQKPAETGKSLFSTQPLAVPSTPSAITAPVAARTVPEENAPKLTGLGLGKPSAPSGPSSLSSIKPAANPQTPFFTPMAAGPATPSTPATPARAPALNKPKIADFSDVTAPTRPDVPERPAKAAAIEKGPMGTVAVKVIEQLDDEVQRLKDALAANAEYHQQLRTRNAGIVEFHALVNLVEQQGVIPFSQIFQIQRLIDELYPRVTKQRDSDAMAERKLADLRSKMSRMDMKIGQVEKLIKARRDSSFSETARLMDLDPEQAAYQAKLRKATQDAEGQIEQLENLLAGLKRRVERQEHRQNPSQPPLERIQRSVRNIDAAIRERQQTIDELSRRVASLRVSPRKILLSQSVARGPINFEPTKEIIAEIEASMASTEAKKNRLEKIKVARLTKLSVPRGGEDGGTVKRGSFTHEFVANGPIIINEIPLPGKLSPPPSPATESLP
- a CDS encoding mRNA-capping enzyme subunit beta, with the translated sequence MTTYIPIHDRPPHYANLPSPPSNSGQLRPLRYSSPDIDPDTPLPRMSSTHESDPPEQINTTHSGNHAPRQRVGSQGAEQEGQSRKRARISPSHLGGNGSYVPRQRTEKSHHPHHDDHSGHATSDQHGNGQVYRPRHGPAPLTGSIFNLSPRNPFTSVVGDFIMNAAMGHSNVEIELKLGTFMTPSMPGQQPRRINMPTLSEMIIPHDYPNGPFVSTINHLHHRALNELLNRAVESQSTHPTGRLYFSRSKLADSFYDHSEHGRGKVRVSRDMDNGHVVQAVEKRRIADMNVYCPGMAYDFRISVNTETPCEVPTGNAKSVRYKDRACYRHQVCRVDLTSVFSSNPRNADVPPSRSFELEIEVLDVPALLAEGAAQSERFDEILQNVLDSARMLVKNI